In Ammoniphilus sp. CFH 90114, the DNA window TAGGCTTAATTCCTGGAGGCGCAGGGACAAAAGAAATGCTCTGGCGTACGACCACACGGTTTGACTTGGATGGAAAAGTCGATTTACAACCTTATATCAACCAAACCTTCGAGACGATCGCGATGGCTAAAGTGTCTACGAGTGGAGTGGAAGCAAAGGATTTAGGCTATCTCAGAGCAACAGATGGGATCTCCATCAATCGTGATGATCAATTGTATGAGGCCAAACAACGAGTTCTAGCTATGCATGCCAGCGGTTATGAACCGCCTATGAAGCGGACGATTCGAGTGGTAGGAGAACCGGGTCTTGCCGTCATGAAATTTGGGATCTATCAAATGAAAGTCGCTGGCTTTATCAGTGAGCATGACGGACTCATTGCAGGGAAGTTAGCCCATGTACTGTCGGGGGGTGTCCTTCCTGCCCAGTCCCAAGTATCCGAACAATACTTACTAGACCTCGAAAGAGAAGCCTTCCTAAGCTTATGCGGCGAGCCCAAAAGCCAAGCTCGTATGCAGCATATGCTCCTGAAGGGAAAACCTTTGCGAAACTAGGAGGGGAAAGAATGAAGATACGGGAGGCTGTTCTTGTTGCAGGGGTTAGAACCGCTGTAGGAAAATCGAAAAAAGGCACCTTAAAGCATACGCGCCCAGAAGACCTAGGTGGCCTCGTAGTAAAAGAGGTACTAAGAAAGGTGCCTGGGTTACCTGTAGAAGAGGTAGAGGATGTGATTATCGGTTGCGCTATGCCGGAAGGAGAACAAGGGTTAAACCTTGGAAGAATTGTTTCCGTCCGAGCAGGATTGCCCAACTCCGTTCCCGGTTTTACGATTAATCGCTTCTGCTCATCCGGCTTACAATCCATTGCGCTTGCAGCAGAACGAATTATGTGTGGGTGGGCAGATGTGATCGTAGCTGGAGGAGTAGAGAGTATGAGTCATGTCCCCATGGAAGGATATCGCCCGCTTCCTCATCCTTACCTGGTCGATCACCGACCTGATATTTACTTATCCATGGGGCATACCGCGGAGAATGTAGCAAGAAGGTTTGATGTAAGCCGAGAAGAACAAGACTTGTTTGCCCTGGAGAGTCACCGTAAAGCTGCTGCTGCCCTTGTAGAGGGGAAGTTTAGAGAAGAAATTGTGCCTGTGCCTGTGAAAAGACGATGGCTAAACCATGAAGGAAAGGTACAAGAGGAGGAGCTCCTCTTTGATACGGATGAAGGCGTTCGTCCCGACACCACGATGGCAAGCTTGGCAAAATTAAGGCCTGCCTTCCAGCTCAGCGGAACGGTTACAGCTGGCAATGCCTCACAAACGAGTGATGGGGCCGCAGCGGTGGTCGTGATGTCACGAGAAAAGGCAGATCAATTAGGCTTAAAGCCCATGGCCATCTTCCGCTCTTTTGCCCTGGGTGGCGTAGATCCTGACATTATGGGGATCGGTCCCATTATTGCCATTCCTAAAGCATTAAAATTAGCTGGAATTACACAAGAGCAAGTGGATCTTTACGAAATCAATGAAGCTTTTGCATCCCAATGTAGATACATCATTCGTCACCTTGGACTCGAGGAGTCTAAGGTTAATGTTAACGGTGGTGCAATTGCCTTGGGTCACCCCCTCGGTTGTACGGGAACGAAGCTTACCGTAACCATGATGCATGAAGCCAAACGCAGGGGTTCTCGGTACGGAGTTGTCAGTATGTGTATCGGTGGTGGAATGGGAGCAGCTGGCGTTTTGGAGTTTTTACCTTAGGTGAAAGGTGGGACCACACATGAATCCTCCATTCATGATGAGTAGAGGCGGCGGTTTCGTATTAGAATCTACTCCAGCAGAGAACGTGTTCACCCCAGAGGATTTCACGGAAGAGCATAAAATGATTGCAAGCTTAACCCAAGATTTTGTGGAGGGAGAAGTCCTCCCCCATGATGAAGAAATTGAAGGACAGAATTTCCCTCTCTTAGTGGAGCTGATGAAAAAAGCTGGCGAATTAGGATTGCTAGGTGCAGAGGTACCCGAACCCTATGGTGGAAGCGATCTGGATAAAATTAGCTCGACATTAATTACGGAGCATCTAAGCCGCGGCTCGTCCTTTACGTTAACCCATGGCGCTCATGTCGGGATTGGCAGCTTGCCTATCGTTCTATTCGGTACAGAAAAGCAAAAAAAGCAGTATCTCCCTGACCTCGCAACCGGAGAAAAAATAGCAGCCTATTGCTTGACAGAGCCTTCGTCCGGTTCAGATGCTCTAGGAGCGAAGACAACGGCGGTTCTAAGTGATGATGGAGACTACTACATTTTAAATGGTACTAAGCAATACATCACGAATGCTGCGTTTGCCGATGTGTTTGTGGTATATGCCAAGATTGACGGACAAAAATTCAGTGCCTTTATTGTGGAAAGAGAATATCCCGGGGTATCTACCGGGCCAGAAGAAAAAAAGATGGGAATTAAAGGATCATCCACCCGGCCCCTTATTTTAGAGGATGTGAAAGTCCCGGTAGAAAACCTCCTAGGCGAGGTGGGAAAGGGTCATATTATCGCTTTTAATATTCTTAATATAGGTCGTTATAAGCTGGCCGCAGGTTGTGTCGGGGCTTGTAAATGGACGGTCGAACTCGCAACGACTTATGCCACAGAACGAAAACAATTTAATAAATCTCTAGTAGAATTTCCACTGATGCAGAAAAAGCTGGCTGATCTGGCCATTCGAACCTATGTGACGGAGAGCATGGTATACCGGACAGGGGGACTCATTGACGCCGCGATGCAACAACTCGACAAATCCGCCCCTGATTATAGTGAAAAAATAGGCAAAGCGGTTGAAGAATATGCCCTAGAGTGCTCCATTAATAAAGTTTATGCCTCGGAATCCCTTGATTTTGTAGCCGATGAAGGCGTTCAGATCCATGGTGGTTATGGCTATACGCAAGATTATAAGGTAGAGAGAATCTATAGAGATTCAAGAATTAACCGGATCTTTGAAGGGACGAATGAGATTAATCGCTTACTCATTCCAGCCACCCTATTCCGAAAGGCGATGAAAGGGGAGTTGCCCCTATTTGCCGCTGCGAAAAGCTTACAGGATGACCTCATATCTTATATTCCTCCTATCATCGACGAAGAGGAGATCC includes these proteins:
- a CDS encoding acetyl-CoA C-acyltransferase, with translation MREAVLVAGVRTAVGKSKKGTLKHTRPEDLGGLVVKEVLRKVPGLPVEEVEDVIIGCAMPEGEQGLNLGRIVSVRAGLPNSVPGFTINRFCSSGLQSIALAAERIMCGWADVIVAGGVESMSHVPMEGYRPLPHPYLVDHRPDIYLSMGHTAENVARRFDVSREEQDLFALESHRKAAAALVEGKFREEIVPVPVKRRWLNHEGKVQEEELLFDTDEGVRPDTTMASLAKLRPAFQLSGTVTAGNASQTSDGAAAVVVMSREKADQLGLKPMAIFRSFALGGVDPDIMGIGPIIAIPKALKLAGITQEQVDLYEINEAFASQCRYIIRHLGLEESKVNVNGGAIALGHPLGCTGTKLTVTMMHEAKRRGSRYGVVSMCIGGGMGAAGVLEFLP
- a CDS encoding acyl-CoA dehydrogenase family protein, translated to MMSRGGGFVLESTPAENVFTPEDFTEEHKMIASLTQDFVEGEVLPHDEEIEGQNFPLLVELMKKAGELGLLGAEVPEPYGGSDLDKISSTLITEHLSRGSSFTLTHGAHVGIGSLPIVLFGTEKQKKQYLPDLATGEKIAAYCLTEPSSGSDALGAKTTAVLSDDGDYYILNGTKQYITNAAFADVFVVYAKIDGQKFSAFIVEREYPGVSTGPEEKKMGIKGSSTRPLILEDVKVPVENLLGEVGKGHIIAFNILNIGRYKLAAGCVGACKWTVELATTYATERKQFNKSLVEFPLMQKKLADLAIRTYVTESMVYRTGGLIDAAMQQLDKSAPDYSEKIGKAVEEYALECSINKVYASESLDFVADEGVQIHGGYGYTQDYKVERIYRDSRINRIFEGTNEINRLLIPATLFRKAMKGELPLFAAAKSLQDDLISYIPPIIDEEEILAKETAMLDSAKKILLMAGGSAVMKYQQNLEEEQEILESLANLMIEVFAMESAILRTKKATQRDGVQKSSHKINMTTAYVHAAFTNIETTAKEVLTAISEGDHLLMQLSILKKLVRFKPMNLIPLKREIAKKLIKNKKYVTS